The DNA region TTAGTCGGTCTGAACGTATCGTCGCCATACAGGCAGCAAAAGAAAACGACTCGCTGTTTCAGATGCAATTCATCTGTGCAGGCGAGCCGTTACTGGAACTGAGCAGCCTCGAGGAGGCTGTGAAAGACTTGCAGGAAGCCTGGGGAGTTAAGTTATCGCACTCCATTCAGCAGGCTTCCAAGGAATAATGCCGAGCGCCTCCGTCTGACTTCTCAGCGGGGGTTCTTCATTTTGTACAAATACATAATTGCCGCCAGGCATGAGCTCTCTTGCCTTCACATTATCCATAAGTGACAGATTCAAAATGTCGACCAGCATCTTCTTCAGTTCCGGATCAAATACCGGACACATCAGTTCAATTCTCCGCTTCAAGTTGCGGGTCATCCAGTCTGCGCTGGACAGATACACATCCGGATTGCCGTTATTTTCAAAATAAAACAGCCTGGAGTGTTCCAGGAACCGGTCTACGATGCTAATTACCCGAATATTCTCACTCAGTCCCTCTACACCAGGACGCAAACAGCACACGCCTCGCACAATCAGGTCAATCTGCACACCAGCCTGAGAGGCCAGATATAATTCATCAATGATGTCCTGATGGGATAAAGAATTGATTTTGGCAATGATCCGGGACCGCCTTCCCTTCAGAGCATGTTCCGTCTCCCGGCGAATGAGTGAGAACAATTCATCCTTCATGCCATCTGGAGCCACGCGAAATGCCTGCAACGCTTTTGGTCCGGAATAACCGGTAATCTCATTGAACAATTCCGATGCATCCTCGCCAATGATGGGATTGGAGGTAAACAGTCCTACGTCGGTGTATACTTTGGCCGTACTTTCATTATAGTTACCTGTACCGACATGCACGTACCTTCTCAGACCACTCTGTTCCCTGCGTACGACCAGAATAATCTTGGCATGCGTCTTTAACCCAACCAATCCATATACCACGTGACAGCCTGCCTTCTCCAGCGTACGGGCCCAAGCAATATTCCGTTCTTCATCAAAACGGGCTTTCAATTCAACAACGACCGTCACCTGTTTACCGCTCTCTGCCGCATGCGCCAGTGCAGGAATCAGACGTGAGTCGCCGTTCACTCGATATAACGTCATTTTGATCGCCATCACGCGTGGATCTTCTGAAGCCTCAAGAATAAAATCCGTTACCGGTTCGAACGACTCGTACGGATGATGAACCAGCACGTCGCGTTTGCGCAGCAGTTCGAAGTGGCTCTCGCGTGGAAGGAATTCCAGCGGGTATACCGGCTGCACGGGAGCATATTTCAGATGCGTGAAACCTTCCAGACTGTCTACAAATCCAGCCAGAAAACTTAGATCCAGCGGTCCATCGATTTCGTACACGGGGTCCTGAATATCGAACTCTTCCTGCAGCTCAAGCAATGCGTCCGAACGAAAATCCTTGCATATTTCCAGTCGTACCGGCGCTCCCCGGCGTCTGCGGCGCAGCTCCTTCTCAATGGCTTCAAGCAGATCTTCGGCTTCTTCTTCATTAATGGAAAGGTCCGCAT from Paenibacillus sp. JNUCC-31 includes:
- the ppk1 gene encoding polyphosphate kinase 1, which produces MHRDIKTGNYVNRDLSWVEFNRRVLQEAQDPTTPLLERMRFLGIVASNLDEFVSVRVAETKEKIKAGFTQKDFTGYTPSGLYRRLIKRTGAMVAEQYKTYRELIRLLAKKGVNFQEYTDLNVTQQRAMDQYFHEIIFPVLTPMAIDSSRPFPLVHNKSVYLSVMLQKEEEQEDEPFLAIVQVPSNLPRVVQVPLRANSKKKTFILIEDLIKHHIHTLFSGYVPLAVQEFRVTRNADLSINEEEAEDLLEAIEKELRRRRRGAPVRLEICKDFRSDALLELQEEFDIQDPVYEIDGPLDLSFLAGFVDSLEGFTHLKYAPVQPVYPLEFLPRESHFELLRKRDVLVHHPYESFEPVTDFILEASEDPRVMAIKMTLYRVNGDSRLIPALAHAAESGKQVTVVVELKARFDEERNIAWARTLEKAGCHVVYGLVGLKTHAKIILVVRREQSGLRRYVHVGTGNYNESTAKVYTDVGLFTSNPIIGEDASELFNEITGYSGPKALQAFRVAPDGMKDELFSLIRRETEHALKGRRSRIIAKINSLSHQDIIDELYLASQAGVQIDLIVRGVCCLRPGVEGLSENIRVISIVDRFLEHSRLFYFENNGNPDVYLSSADWMTRNLKRRIELMCPVFDPELKKMLVDILNLSLMDNVKARELMPGGNYVFVQNEEPPLRSQTEALGIIPWKPAEWSAIT